One genomic segment of Borrelia miyamotoi includes these proteins:
- the ruvA gene encoding Holliday junction branch migration protein RuvA encodes MINKIYGKIVAKKEFSVVVVILSFEFEVLVSSFYMAKLELLENVEMLTYLYLREDEIKLFGFLNLSEREVFKKLISVDGIGPRAALRILSEIKYSEFISAVEREDVKLISKVKGIGNKMAGKIFLKLRGKLVKSEELSEDVLKFKDLEQSIVNMGFDRKLVIAKIKEILAANEFLMLSEVDQEQFLFREILRRLSG; translated from the coding sequence ATGATCAATAAAATTTATGGTAAAATTGTAGCGAAAAAAGAATTTAGTGTTGTTGTTGTAATACTTTCCTTTGAATTTGAGGTTTTAGTTAGTTCTTTTTATATGGCAAAATTAGAGTTGCTAGAAAATGTTGAAATGTTAACTTATCTTTATTTGCGAGAGGATGAAATTAAACTTTTTGGTTTTTTGAATTTATCAGAGAGAGAAGTTTTTAAGAAACTTATTAGTGTTGATGGAATAGGTCCAAGGGCGGCTTTAAGGATATTGTCTGAAATAAAATACAGTGAATTTATAAGTGCTGTTGAGAGGGAAGATGTTAAGCTTATTTCTAAGGTCAAAGGCATTGGAAATAAAATGGCGGGCAAAATATTTTTAAAACTTAGAGGAAAACTTGTTAAATCTGAAGAGTTGAGTGAGGATGTTTTGAAATTTAAAGATCTTGAGCAGTCAATTGTTAATATGGGTTTTGATAGAAAGCTAGTTATAGCTAAGATTAAAGAGATTTTAGCTGCTAATGAATTTTTGATGTTGAGTGAAGTTGACCAAGAACAATTTTTATTCAGAGAAATTTTAAGAAGACTTTCAGGTTAA
- the ruvC gene encoding crossover junction endodeoxyribonuclease RuvC, whose product MMRILGIDPGLANVGWGILDKKGSRYMYVQDGTIVTDSCISLKDRLKLIFDDLVLIIDKFKPNVASIEDIYFAKNKKTAIRVAEARGAIILTLALQNVDFYEYTPIQVKNSISGFGRLKKVQVKYVMRILLGMNPNFIFNSDHSSDALALAICHGNHRE is encoded by the coding sequence ATGATGAGAATATTGGGTATTGATCCTGGTCTTGCAAATGTTGGATGGGGAATTTTAGACAAAAAGGGTAGCCGATATATGTATGTTCAAGATGGAACTATTGTAACTGATTCTTGTATATCTTTGAAAGATAGGTTAAAGTTAATTTTTGATGATCTAGTTCTTATTATTGATAAATTTAAGCCCAATGTTGCAAGTATTGAAGATATTTATTTTGCTAAAAATAAAAAGACCGCAATAAGGGTAGCTGAAGCTCGAGGAGCTATTATTTTAACTCTTGCTTTGCAAAATGTAGATTTTTATGAATATACTCCAATACAAGTCAAGAATTCAATTTCTGGATTTGGTAGGCTTAAAAAGGTACAAGTGAAATATGTTATGCGTATTTTACTTGGAATGAACCCTAATTTTATTTTTAATAGTGATCATAGTAGTGATGCACTAGCGCTTGCAATTTGTCATGGCAATCATCGAGAATAG
- a CDS encoding YebC/PmpR family DNA-binding transcriptional regulator, with product MSGHSKWSTIKRKKGALDARKNKIFTKLIREISVAAKMGGGDIDSNARLRLAVNKARVSNMPKDNIEKAIKKGIGDNTGSEYFELTYEAYAPHGVALIINCLTDNKNRTASDIRSVLAKGGGSLGAPGSVSYMFHKKGLILYSLDRYSEDIIMELALEAGAEDVCSEGSQVEVITSVESFESILSVLKTKFEEDIAEIALIPENKISLNKEQMDKILALIEKLEDFDDIQEIVHNLEIID from the coding sequence ATGTCTGGTCATAGTAAATGGTCAACTATAAAGAGGAAGAAAGGTGCTCTTGATGCTAGGAAAAATAAGATTTTTACTAAGTTAATTCGTGAGATAAGTGTTGCTGCCAAGATGGGCGGGGGTGATATTGACTCTAATGCTAGATTGCGCCTTGCGGTTAACAAAGCGAGAGTTTCTAATATGCCCAAAGATAATATTGAGAAAGCAATAAAAAAGGGTATTGGAGATAATACAGGCTCTGAATATTTTGAGCTTACTTATGAGGCTTATGCTCCTCATGGGGTGGCTTTAATAATTAACTGTTTAACTGATAATAAAAATAGAACAGCAAGCGATATAAGAAGCGTTCTTGCAAAGGGTGGTGGTTCTCTTGGAGCTCCCGGTTCTGTGTCTTATATGTTTCACAAAAAGGGATTAATTCTTTATAGTTTAGATAGATATTCCGAAGATATAATAATGGAGCTTGCATTAGAGGCGGGTGCAGAGGATGTTTGTAGTGAAGGTTCTCAGGTAGAGGTAATAACAAGTGTTGAAAGTTTTGAATCTATTTTATCCGTTTTAAAAACTAAATTTGAAGAAGATATTGCAGAGATTGCTCTTATTCCTGAAAATAAGATTTCTTTAAATAAAGAACAGATGGATAAAATTCTTGCTCTTATTGAAAAATTGGAAGATTTTGATGATATTCAAGAAATTGTGCATAATTTAGAAATTATTGATTAG
- a CDS encoding bifunctional 5,10-methylenetetrahydrofolate dehydrogenase/5,10-methenyltetrahydrofolate cyclohydrolase, translating to MSNVFDGKFFANQYYLLLKNFLICHDLVGKISLKVILANNSPASKLYVSVKERVSKEIGIHFNVIRLAENLGQDDILKLIEAENVNEFTDGIIVQLPIAAEMNVNVVLNSILNTKDVDGLSAINLGKLILGDKRGFIPCTALAVLKVLFDRQIEVSGKTVVLVGRSSLVGRPISILLSCKPYNATVITCHSKSVNLGAYVRQADIIISAVGKPNLIRANMISGHQYVIDIGISRVEINGETVLVGDVDFESIKDNVKFITPVIGGIGPVTVLMLMFNTIKAHLIRHHKFDVLEKLEKLVEV from the coding sequence TTGAGTAATGTTTTTGATGGTAAATTTTTTGCAAATCAGTACTATTTATTGTTAAAAAATTTTTTAATCTGTCATGATTTAGTCGGTAAAATTTCTTTAAAGGTGATTTTGGCTAATAATAGTCCTGCAAGTAAACTTTATGTTTCTGTTAAGGAAAGGGTATCGAAAGAAATTGGTATTCATTTTAATGTTATTAGGTTAGCTGAAAATTTAGGACAAGATGATATTTTAAAATTGATTGAAGCTGAAAATGTGAATGAATTTACTGATGGCATTATTGTTCAGTTGCCTATTGCTGCTGAAATGAATGTAAATGTGGTTTTAAATAGCATATTAAATACAAAAGATGTAGATGGACTTTCTGCTATTAATTTGGGTAAGTTGATTTTAGGTGATAAGAGAGGATTTATTCCTTGTACAGCCCTTGCTGTTTTGAAAGTTTTATTTGACAGGCAAATAGAAGTCTCTGGTAAAACTGTTGTTTTGGTTGGAAGAAGTTCTCTTGTTGGGAGACCTATTTCTATCTTGCTTTCTTGTAAGCCTTATAATGCAACTGTGATTACTTGTCATAGTAAAAGTGTTAATTTAGGTGCCTATGTTAGGCAAGCAGATATTATTATTTCTGCTGTTGGGAAGCCTAACTTGATACGTGCTAATATGATATCTGGGCATCAATATGTTATTGATATTGGTATTTCTAGGGTAGAAATTAATGGTGAGACTGTTCTTGTAGGAGATGTTGATTTTGAATCAATTAAAGACAATGTTAAGTTTATTACCCCTGTAATAGGTGGCATTGGTCCTGTGACAGTTCTTATGTTGATGTTTAATACAATTAAAGCACATTTAATTAGGCATCATAAATTTGATGTTTTAGAAAAATTAGAAAAATTGGTGGAGGTTTAG
- a CDS encoding BB0027 family outer member beta-barrel protein gives MKKNLLVGFALLLFLCINVKRTEAYSIDKKGNSIMGADLSLGIPLFYNGLSKIFSSNLYPGGIGSLKYQYHILSSLAIGLELRYLFNFDINHSFSLLNPDSSIGKTLSTVPITFLISYIFNIGELFQIPIFSNIGFSLSSYGDKSDSISNLRTFDAMPVISIGSGILWNFNHKWALGMTSTWWTMFEFGNSAKMGHFLIISLSIIVNISKL, from the coding sequence ATGAAAAAAAATCTTTTAGTCGGATTTGCTTTACTGCTATTTTTATGCATCAATGTAAAAAGAACTGAAGCATATTCAATTGATAAAAAAGGAAATTCTATTATGGGCGCAGATTTAAGTTTAGGAATTCCCCTTTTTTACAATGGTCTATCAAAAATCTTTTCTTCAAATCTATATCCTGGAGGAATTGGATCACTTAAATACCAATATCATATCTTAAGCAGTTTAGCTATAGGTCTTGAGCTCAGATACTTATTTAATTTTGATATCAATCATTCATTTAGCTTGTTAAATCCTGACTCTAGCATAGGTAAAACACTCAGTACAGTGCCTATCACATTCTTAATAAGCTATATCTTCAATATAGGCGAGCTCTTTCAGATACCCATATTTTCAAATATAGGATTTTCTTTAAGTTCTTATGGAGATAAAAGTGATAGTATCTCAAATTTAAGAACTTTTGATGCAATGCCTGTAATATCTATTGGTTCCGGAATCCTATGGAATTTTAATCATAAATGGGCTTTAGGAATGACATCTACATGGTGGACAATGTTTGAATTTGGAAATTCAGCTAAAATGGGACATTTTTTAATAATATCACTCTCAATAATAGTGAATATAAGCAAATTGTAG
- the bamB gene encoding outer membrane protein assembly factor BamB, which yields MNKKDFKKFMVIILTLFILSCSSESIFSQLSKLQKINNNNNILDSASPSGISLVNNILYIAAMHLFKKENGNVEKVNFSNSYEFVIDLVNISGETYLLVQNKNGQLELYTLKNNNWTIKFKKNLIAIKFLKSITTSGITSAYILALEENGKQIILDLNGNNQTPRGITNDDKFYQISNENKLITGRSSKIWQLNGGGIIKVNSTNEIMAIIETSIRGSKETLVITGREYDASDNQFKIYSSTNNYQTPIFNYEGIGEFIAYFAREVDGIILIGSNSGFVELIKNKNTFILQPPSQSVFSGSYNGSQLSTTKLNDIIPISNKVIYILTQGKGLWKIENKKLTKE from the coding sequence ATGAACAAAAAAGATTTTAAAAAATTCATGGTAATAATATTAACACTTTTCATTCTATCATGTTCAAGTGAATCTATCTTTTCCCAACTGAGCAAGTTGCAAAAAATAAACAACAACAATAATATCCTAGACAGTGCAAGCCCAAGTGGCATCTCATTAGTCAATAATATTCTTTATATTGCAGCAATGCATTTATTTAAAAAAGAAAATGGAAACGTTGAAAAAGTAAATTTTAGTAATTCTTATGAGTTTGTAATTGACCTAGTCAATATATCAGGGGAAACATATTTACTAGTTCAAAACAAAAATGGACAACTAGAACTATATACTCTCAAGAACAATAATTGGACAATTAAATTCAAAAAAAATCTCATTGCAATTAAATTTTTAAAATCTATAACCACAAGTGGCATTACTTCAGCCTATATCTTAGCATTAGAAGAAAATGGAAAACAAATCATTCTAGATTTAAATGGAAATAATCAAACCCCTAGAGGTATAACTAATGATGATAAATTCTATCAAATCTCAAATGAGAATAAATTAATTACAGGTAGATCTTCAAAAATTTGGCAACTAAATGGGGGAGGAATTATAAAGGTTAACTCAACAAATGAAATAATGGCAATAATAGAAACAAGTATACGTGGCTCTAAAGAAACTCTAGTAATCACTGGAAGAGAGTATGATGCATCAGACAATCAATTTAAAATATACTCAAGCACAAATAATTATCAAACTCCAATATTCAATTACGAAGGAATAGGAGAATTTATTGCATATTTCGCAAGAGAAGTTGATGGCATAATACTTATCGGAAGTAATAGTGGATTTGTAGAGCTCATTAAAAATAAAAATACCTTTATTTTGCAACCACCTTCACAATCTGTATTTTCAGGCTCTTATAATGGTTCACAATTAAGTACAACAAAACTTAATGATATTATACCTATATCAAATAAAGTAATTTACATACTAACTCAAGGAAAAGGATTATGGAAAATTGAAAACAAAAAACTAACTAAAGAATAG
- a CDS encoding DUF188 domain-containing protein has translation MLNKIFVDADSCNFRVIKFLQNFVLLRGVDLILVANRYLNLDMTKSTIVKVVDNVDSFILEFVDRNSMVVTRDILLVKELLDLQIRVMNDEGQIFDINNINYLYFRSKLNISLGIKVRKCFSARSNKVRYSNFAINFHRLFFS, from the coding sequence TTGTTAAATAAGATTTTTGTTGATGCTGATTCTTGTAATTTTCGGGTAATAAAATTTTTACAAAATTTTGTATTACTTAGAGGAGTGGATCTTATTTTGGTTGCGAATCGATATCTAAATTTAGATATGACAAAAAGTACTATTGTTAAGGTTGTAGACAATGTTGATTCTTTTATTTTGGAATTCGTTGATAGAAATAGTATGGTGGTTACCAGGGATATATTACTTGTTAAGGAATTATTAGATTTGCAAATTAGAGTTATGAATGATGAGGGTCAGATTTTTGATATAAATAACATAAACTACTTATACTTTAGATCTAAACTAAATATTAGTTTAGGTATTAAGGTTAGAAAATGTTTTAGTGCAAGATCTAATAAAGTTCGATATTCAAATTTTGCAATTAATTTTCATCGTCTATTCTTTAGTTAG
- the lepB gene encoding signal peptidase I, with the protein MAAYLTFEQRLLKKKRRQSFFNFILLFLVLNYFFTKFVLQIFTCQGDEMLPLITKNNSLIFVSKHIRSFVVPLKMNDIVLYEDLNLRRNLVSDFFRDLFFLNKIFNTKSYKISKIVAIQGDLVYVKGFDVLVYRRDNNCYYLNGNLMGDYKLNDFFSFNEVIKCFALKKNEFFLLNDNLKILNDSRVFGPIKKSHILSLLMLKIMDNKIVK; encoded by the coding sequence ATGGCAGCATATTTAACTTTTGAGCAAAGACTTTTAAAAAAGAAGAGGAGGCAAAGTTTTTTTAATTTTATTCTATTGTTTTTAGTGTTAAATTATTTTTTTACAAAATTTGTTTTACAGATTTTTACTTGTCAGGGTGATGAAATGTTGCCTTTAATAACAAAAAATAATAGTTTAATTTTTGTTTCAAAACATATAAGATCTTTTGTTGTGCCTTTAAAAATGAATGATATTGTACTTTATGAAGATTTAAATTTAAGGAGAAATCTTGTTTCAGATTTTTTCAGAGATTTATTTTTTTTAAACAAAATTTTTAATACGAAAAGTTATAAAATTTCAAAGATAGTGGCTATCCAGGGAGATTTAGTTTATGTTAAGGGTTTTGATGTTTTGGTTTATCGAAGAGATAATAATTGTTATTATTTGAATGGTAATCTTATGGGTGATTATAAATTAAATGATTTTTTTAGCTTTAATGAAGTAATTAAGTGTTTTGCCTTAAAGAAAAATGAATTTTTTCTATTAAATGATAATTTAAAAATTTTAAATGATTCTAGAGTATTTGGGCCTATTAAAAAATCTCATATTTTATCTTTATTAATGTTAAAGATAATGGACAATAAAATTGTTAAATAA
- the lepB gene encoding signal peptidase I yields MYLEKLDKFADFLVKIIEKYLTYRKRKKYFYKLKTKSRGFMMNFLFELLGAAIFVFGINQYFLQAYRIPSGSMENTLQIGDLLFVDKFSYGPELLPGVLKIKGLKDADETDIVIFENVEYKSKGLFFDILHRLLYMLTFSFIDLDRDENGNPSVRFLVKRALFSDGKIVRFRNGKVFVKKEGEEDFIEEDSYKASLGYNFSIKKYIQDADYKVYDNLAMFIALNQLSVNLENMSDFSFFNVREVDRFEVERLEYRYLVTFMPYVDYYMERAIMRDYGMYVPYGYVLPIGDNRDNSYDGRFFGVIDKNKILGKALFMYFPISRIGLI; encoded by the coding sequence ATGTATTTAGAAAAATTAGATAAGTTTGCTGACTTTTTAGTGAAGATTATTGAGAAATATTTAACTTATAGAAAAAGAAAGAAGTATTTTTATAAATTGAAAACCAAAAGTCGAGGCTTTATGATGAACTTTCTATTTGAGCTTTTGGGTGCTGCGATTTTTGTTTTTGGAATAAATCAATATTTTTTACAAGCATATAGAATTCCATCGGGGTCAATGGAGAATACTCTTCAGATTGGAGATTTGTTATTTGTGGATAAGTTTTCTTATGGGCCTGAGCTTTTGCCGGGAGTGTTGAAAATAAAAGGATTAAAAGATGCGGATGAAACAGATATTGTTATTTTTGAAAATGTTGAATATAAGTCAAAAGGACTTTTTTTTGATATTTTACATAGATTACTTTACATGTTAACTTTTAGTTTTATTGATCTTGATAGAGATGAAAATGGGAATCCTAGTGTTAGATTTCTTGTCAAAAGAGCGTTATTTTCAGATGGTAAGATTGTAAGATTTCGGAATGGTAAAGTATTTGTTAAGAAAGAAGGAGAAGAAGATTTTATAGAAGAAGATTCTTATAAAGCTTCATTAGGATATAATTTTAGTATTAAGAAATATATACAAGATGCAGATTATAAGGTTTATGATAATCTTGCTATGTTTATTGCACTAAATCAATTAAGCGTTAATCTAGAAAATATGTCTGATTTTTCATTTTTTAATGTTAGAGAAGTTGATAGGTTTGAAGTTGAAAGATTAGAGTATCGTTATTTGGTAACTTTTATGCCATATGTTGATTATTACATGGAGAGGGCCATAATGAGAGATTATGGGATGTATGTGCCTTATGGATATGTATTACCTATTGGAGATAATAGAGATAATTCTTATGATGGTAGATTTTTTGGAGTCATAGATAAAAATAAAATTCTTGGTAAAGCTCTTTTCATGTATTTTCCTATTTCTAGAATAGGTTTGATTTAA
- a CDS encoding SUMF1/EgtB/PvdO family nonheme iron enzyme, whose translation MLKENGIPNIKEEALKVKLKPILGITPKVYVFFIIIILPLILLFSLIINNKLKNPGAYLKINTNINNAHVYLDEKYIGRTPLNKYTSATKGTLKIQRLGFETYEKKIEIQNSLFTSYKFNIDLELKDPNKIITQRQKELSVMTKIKNTNENIKLIPVFSLLLNDFKNHPEEIKKFFKSSIPYLNSNEIFKDFLKVYTNIYLIKNNNNKEIWESLQQNFNLESRSIIWFFENLDKEQQKQISKETWFKALIEKLKNENKTLKVENKSINLYLNNFKKIPSQNIESVKNYKLYSQNLTLKTTYNLKEFLIQNRNVTKAEYQDFLNENPKWTLNNKDNLIKEELVDESYLKTFKQMSSNEDITNISYHAAMEYAKWYSSSLPKGFKARLPISQEWELYQREVPRAINSLNVNEISKKVGFWNLMQNSSFNETLLFQSENDIYSANSNFNSLITEIRTYNYHNNAILKPSMKASFFKNWSYSPNIGFRLVIEKE comes from the coding sequence ATGCTTAAAGAGAATGGCATTCCTAATATTAAGGAAGAAGCACTTAAAGTAAAGTTAAAACCAATCTTAGGAATAACCCCAAAAGTTTATGTTTTTTTTATAATAATTATTCTACCATTAATATTACTGTTCAGTTTAATCATAAACAACAAGTTAAAAAATCCTGGGGCATATTTAAAAATAAACACTAACATAAATAATGCACATGTTTATCTAGACGAAAAATACATTGGAAGAACACCATTAAACAAATATACAAGTGCTACTAAAGGCACCTTAAAGATTCAAAGACTCGGATTTGAGACTTATGAAAAAAAAATTGAAATACAAAATAGCTTATTCACAAGCTATAAGTTTAATATTGATTTAGAACTAAAAGATCCCAATAAAATCATTACACAAAGACAAAAAGAACTCTCAGTTATGACAAAAATTAAAAATACTAATGAAAACATAAAATTAATTCCTGTATTCTCACTACTTTTAAATGATTTTAAAAATCATCCAGAAGAAATAAAAAAATTCTTTAAATCATCTATTCCATATTTAAATTCGAATGAAATATTTAAAGACTTTCTGAAAGTATACACAAACATCTACTTAATAAAAAATAATAACAATAAAGAAATATGGGAATCTTTACAACAAAACTTTAATCTAGAAAGCAGATCAATAATTTGGTTTTTTGAAAACTTGGATAAAGAACAACAAAAACAAATATCTAAAGAAACATGGTTTAAAGCATTAATAGAAAAATTAAAAAATGAGAATAAAACTTTAAAAGTTGAAAATAAAAGCATAAATTTGTATCTAAATAATTTCAAAAAGATACCGTCACAAAATATTGAAAGTGTTAAAAATTACAAGTTATACTCACAAAACCTTACACTCAAAACCACATATAATTTAAAAGAATTTTTAATCCAAAATAGAAATGTGACTAAAGCTGAATATCAAGATTTCTTAAATGAAAATCCAAAGTGGACACTAAACAATAAAGATAATCTAATAAAAGAAGAACTTGTAGATGAAAGTTATCTTAAAACCTTTAAACAAATGTCCTCAAATGAAGACATTACAAACATATCTTATCATGCAGCAATGGAATATGCTAAATGGTATTCTTCAAGTCTACCAAAAGGATTTAAAGCAAGACTTCCTATATCTCAAGAATGGGAACTATATCAAAGAGAAGTACCAAGGGCTATAAATAGTCTAAATGTCAATGAAATATCTAAGAAAGTTGGATTTTGGAATTTAATGCAAAACTCAAGTTTCAATGAAACTCTATTATTTCAAAGTGAAAATGACATATATTCTGCAAACTCAAACTTCAATTCGCTAATCACTGAAATTAGAACATATAACTATCATAACAATGCAATACTTAAACCTTCAATGAAAGCTTCATTTTTTAAGAATTGGAGTTATTCTCCAAATATTGGATTTAGACTTGTTATTGAGAAGGAATAG
- the smpB gene encoding SsrA-binding protein SmpB: protein MSILLLENKKARFNYFIEDKINCGIVLKGTEVKSIKLKKFSFNDSFASIKRDEMWLENLHIAKYKEGNIFNHEETRLRKLLITKKEIHKLKRFKQKEGYTLVPISIYLKNSLIKVELGICKGKKLFDKREVLKQKSIKKDLGRVIKQYR from the coding sequence GTGAGCATATTATTGCTTGAAAACAAAAAAGCAAGATTTAATTATTTTATTGAAGATAAAATAAACTGCGGAATTGTCTTAAAAGGAACTGAAGTTAAATCTATTAAATTAAAAAAATTTTCATTTAATGATAGTTTTGCCAGTATTAAAAGAGACGAAATGTGGCTTGAAAACTTACATATAGCAAAGTATAAAGAAGGTAATATCTTCAACCATGAAGAAACAAGACTCAGAAAACTTCTTATAACAAAAAAAGAAATACACAAGCTCAAAAGGTTTAAACAAAAGGAAGGATACACATTAGTTCCTATTTCAATTTATCTGAAAAATTCATTAATAAAAGTAGAACTTGGAATATGTAAAGGAAAAAAATTATTTGATAAACGAGAGGTGTTAAAACAAAAAAGCATAAAAAAAGATTTAGGCCGAGTAATTAAACAATATAGATAA